A genomic stretch from Corynebacterium terpenotabidum Y-11 includes:
- a CDS encoding siderophore-interacting protein: protein MPRISRDTDIYPISLRELEVLRVEDVTPAMRRVTLGGPGLAAHTRDGHPVPALVSDGFDDDVRLILPDPTTGGRPYPAALGDGRLDWNEEVNDLFRAYTVRQWRPDAGESGELVIDFARHGAGLAEEWSASARAGDKVYVAGPKNCGSHPSHTDWLLLAGDETALPAIARCLEECPAGHPVVAVVEVPSRADIQDIDCAADLDLHWVVRDEGGSFTEELLTHVRGGGKLPEGTPFIWAAGEAGRLKPVRALAKKMAVPREHVEIAGYWRRNDTAEGAAGEAGTSSLAPLMQLYEMAEIAPGLALRAAAQLGVFEVVDAASGRSAGSAASPVSPVSPVSPVSPVSPVSRVSPTVADIAPALGVDAALLLRFLRYLESLKLVTLTAPTVDELSGGDAAALTGVALTGLGRELADPEGPVTHLTGPEGLRPLAWLHLADGLRSGAPVTVGDTGSTWAQLRAASPTIVEGLADAEVTRAQWVAPALAQGFGELADKLTAGRGLPSVAVAGAGEGTGAAVYADELLRHHSDLHVLVLDTGAGEARLTAEIGESRRNRVTVVPWDLTTVPVVPELPGDGAVGAVIVVDPYALSGPEAVPGLLASAAGISPRVVVVTQMLAESGDEDHDYEEDLTRHLLDGGAVPTKRDLSRAVSAAGLTGVADLPVGWGTHAVVTLRL from the coding sequence GTGCCCCGCATCAGCCGTGACACCGACATCTACCCCATCTCCCTGCGTGAACTGGAGGTGCTGCGGGTCGAGGACGTGACCCCCGCCATGCGCCGCGTCACCTTGGGTGGCCCGGGCCTGGCCGCCCACACCCGGGACGGTCACCCGGTCCCCGCACTCGTCAGCGACGGTTTTGACGACGATGTCCGGCTGATCCTGCCCGATCCGACGACCGGTGGGCGGCCCTACCCGGCCGCCCTCGGCGACGGGCGTCTCGACTGGAACGAGGAGGTCAACGACCTCTTCCGTGCCTACACCGTCCGGCAGTGGCGGCCGGACGCCGGGGAGTCCGGTGAGCTCGTCATCGACTTCGCCCGACACGGTGCCGGACTGGCCGAGGAATGGTCGGCGTCCGCCCGTGCAGGCGACAAGGTCTACGTCGCCGGGCCGAAGAACTGCGGATCCCACCCCTCCCACACCGACTGGCTGCTCCTCGCCGGTGACGAGACCGCCCTGCCCGCCATCGCCCGCTGCCTGGAGGAATGCCCCGCCGGTCACCCGGTCGTTGCCGTGGTGGAGGTGCCGAGCCGGGCCGACATCCAGGACATCGACTGCGCGGCCGACCTGGACCTGCACTGGGTGGTCCGAGACGAGGGTGGGAGTTTCACCGAGGAACTGCTCACCCACGTCCGCGGCGGCGGAAAGCTGCCGGAGGGGACGCCCTTCATCTGGGCCGCAGGCGAGGCCGGGCGGCTGAAGCCGGTCCGCGCCCTGGCGAAGAAAATGGCGGTTCCCCGCGAGCACGTGGAGATCGCCGGATACTGGCGCCGCAACGACACCGCCGAGGGCGCCGCCGGTGAGGCCGGCACCTCCAGCCTCGCCCCGTTGATGCAGCTCTACGAGATGGCGGAGATCGCCCCGGGCCTGGCCCTGCGCGCGGCCGCACAGCTCGGTGTCTTCGAGGTGGTGGACGCCGCGTCCGGCAGGTCCGCAGGTTCCGCTGCGTCCCCGGTGTCCCCGGTGTCCCCGGTGTCCCCGGTGTCCCCGGTGTCCCCGGTGTCCCGGGTGTCCCCGACCGTCGCAGACATCGCCCCCGCCCTCGGCGTGGACGCCGCGCTACTGCTCCGCTTCCTGCGCTACCTCGAGTCACTGAAGCTCGTCACTCTCACCGCCCCGACCGTCGATGAACTCTCCGGTGGTGATGCGGCCGCGCTCACCGGAGTGGCGCTGACCGGCCTCGGCCGGGAACTCGCGGACCCGGAAGGCCCCGTCACCCATCTGACCGGGCCCGAGGGTCTGCGCCCCCTGGCGTGGCTGCATCTCGCCGACGGACTGCGCAGCGGTGCCCCGGTCACCGTCGGAGACACCGGCTCGACCTGGGCACAGCTGCGTGCGGCGTCGCCGACGATCGTCGAGGGCCTGGCGGACGCCGAGGTCACCCGGGCCCAGTGGGTCGCCCCCGCCCTAGCCCAGGGATTCGGTGAACTCGCTGACAAACTCACCGCCGGTCGGGGACTGCCGTCCGTCGCTGTCGCCGGTGCCGGCGAAGGCACCGGCGCCGCCGTCTATGCCGATGAACTGCTGCGACACCACAGCGACCTGCATGTCCTCGTGCTGGATACCGGTGCCGGTGAGGCGCGGCTGACCGCGGAGATCGGGGAATCCCGTCGGAACCGGGTGACTGTCGTTCCCTGGGACCTGACTACGGTGCCGGTGGTGCCCGAGCTGCCCGGTGACGGTGCGGTCGGTGCAGTCATTGTCGTCGATCCCTATGCCCTCAGCGGTCCGGAGGCGGTGCCGGGTCTGCTGGCCTCGGCGGCGGGGATCTCGCCGCGCGTCGTGGTCGTCACCCAGATGCTCGCCGAGTCCGGAGACGAGGACCATGACTACGAGGAGGACCTCACCCGTCATCTGCTTGACGGCGGGGCCGTGCCGACGAAGCGGGACCTGTCCAGGGCGGTGTCTGCCGCCGGGCTGACCGGTGTCGCCGACCTTCCCGTCGGGTGGGGGACTCACGCCGTGGTGACCCTCCGGCTCTGA
- a CDS encoding aspartate-semialdehyde dehydrogenase, which translates to MTTLAVVGATGQVGRVMRSILVERNFPATKVRFFASARSAGTEIEFRGEKIVVEDVAATPTEELKGIDIALFSAGGGTSREHAPRFAEAGATVVDNSSAWRKDPEVPLIVSEVNPADAKAVPKGIIANPNCTTMAAMPVVGALHAKAGLTRLHVSSYQAVSGSGLAGVKALADQVRANIDVLEQLTTDGSALVAEDLGPYVAPIAFNALPFAGNLVDDGSLETDEEQKLRNESRKILHIPDLRVAGTCVRVPVFTGHTMTVHAEFAGSITPDEAKALLEATPGVTVVDVPTPLAAAGIDDSLVGRIRQDQSVADNRGLVFVVAGDNLRKGAALNTVQIAELLV; encoded by the coding sequence ATGACCACCCTCGCCGTCGTCGGCGCGACCGGACAGGTCGGCCGCGTGATGCGCTCCATCCTCGTCGAGCGGAACTTCCCGGCCACCAAGGTCCGGTTCTTTGCTTCCGCCCGTTCCGCCGGCACCGAGATCGAGTTCCGTGGTGAGAAGATCGTCGTGGAGGACGTCGCCGCGACCCCCACCGAGGAGCTCAAGGGTATCGACATTGCCCTGTTCTCCGCTGGTGGTGGAACGTCGCGTGAACACGCCCCCCGCTTCGCTGAGGCCGGTGCGACCGTCGTCGACAACTCCTCCGCCTGGCGTAAGGATCCTGAGGTTCCGCTCATCGTCTCCGAGGTGAATCCGGCAGACGCGAAGGCCGTGCCCAAGGGCATCATCGCCAATCCGAACTGCACCACCATGGCGGCCATGCCGGTCGTCGGTGCGCTGCACGCGAAGGCCGGTCTCACCCGCCTGCACGTGTCCAGCTACCAGGCGGTCTCCGGTTCGGGTCTGGCCGGGGTGAAGGCACTGGCCGACCAGGTCCGGGCCAATATCGACGTGCTGGAGCAGCTGACCACCGACGGCTCCGCCCTTGTCGCCGAGGATCTCGGCCCCTACGTCGCCCCGATTGCCTTCAACGCCCTGCCGTTCGCCGGCAACCTCGTCGACGACGGTTCGTTGGAGACGGATGAGGAGCAGAAGCTGCGCAACGAGTCCCGCAAGATCCTCCACATTCCGGATCTGCGTGTCGCGGGTACCTGTGTGCGTGTCCCGGTCTTCACCGGTCACACCATGACCGTCCATGCCGAGTTCGCCGGGTCGATCACGCCGGACGAGGCGAAGGCCCTGCTGGAGGCCACGCCGGGTGTCACCGTCGTGGATGTGCCGACGCCGCTGGCCGCTGCCGGGATCGACGATTCGCTCGTCGGGCGGATCCGCCAGGACCAGTCCGTGGCGGACAACAGGGGTCTGGTGTTCGTCGTCGCGGGGGACAACCTGCGCAAGGGTGCCGCACTCAACACGGTCCAGATCGCCGAACTGCTGGTCTAG
- a CDS encoding ferrochelatase, with protein MAQPAPQTPASPHRALLVLSFGGPEKNEDVIPFLENVTRGRGIPRERLAEVGEHYFAMNGKSPITEQNLQIISDIEDLITERLTPLGIDLPVYFGNRNWYPFVEDTVAQMARDGITEALVLATSAWGGYSGHIQYLEDIARAEASCRDAGLTPPAMTKIRPFHDHPLFLRAFARLVDETLATMPADQRDDARLLFAAHSIPVSADETSSADGTHRYSGQVLTAAREIRELSSFAVDGADGTDVELVWQSRSGPPHIPWLEPDICDYLEATVGDEGMADFAGALTGGTTPGGDRRPVLLCPVGFITDHMEVIWDLDTEAKDTAAELGIPLVRVPTPGFEPEFARMVLDLVHEHWADVPGDNA; from the coding sequence ATGGCTCAACCGGCTCCGCAGACCCCAGCGTCCCCTCACCGTGCCCTGCTCGTCCTCTCCTTCGGTGGACCAGAGAAGAACGAGGACGTGATCCCTTTCCTGGAGAACGTCACCCGCGGCCGCGGCATCCCCCGGGAACGCCTCGCCGAAGTCGGCGAGCACTACTTCGCGATGAACGGGAAGAGCCCGATCACCGAGCAGAACCTGCAGATCATCAGCGACATCGAGGACCTCATCACCGAGCGCCTCACTCCCCTGGGCATCGACCTCCCGGTCTACTTCGGCAACCGGAACTGGTACCCGTTCGTCGAAGACACGGTCGCACAGATGGCCCGTGACGGAATCACCGAGGCACTGGTCCTGGCCACCTCCGCGTGGGGCGGATACTCCGGACACATCCAGTACCTGGAGGATATCGCCCGGGCCGAGGCGTCCTGCCGGGACGCCGGCCTCACTCCCCCGGCGATGACGAAGATCCGCCCCTTCCACGATCACCCGCTGTTCCTCCGGGCCTTCGCGCGACTCGTCGACGAGACCCTCGCGACCATGCCCGCCGACCAGCGGGATGACGCCCGGCTGCTGTTCGCCGCCCATTCGATCCCGGTCAGCGCGGACGAGACCTCGTCGGCCGATGGAACGCACCGGTACTCCGGCCAGGTACTCACCGCCGCCCGGGAGATCCGCGAGCTGAGCAGTTTCGCCGTCGACGGGGCGGACGGCACCGACGTGGAGCTGGTGTGGCAGTCCCGGTCCGGCCCGCCGCACATCCCGTGGCTGGAACCGGACATCTGCGACTACCTTGAGGCGACCGTCGGCGACGAGGGGATGGCCGACTTCGCCGGGGCGCTCACCGGTGGCACGACGCCCGGGGGCGACCGACGACCGGTGCTGCTGTGCCCGGTGGGGTTCATCACCGACCATATGGAGGTCATCTGGGACCTGGACACGGAGGCGAAGGACACCGCCGCCGAGCTGGGGATCCCCCTGGTCCGCGTCCCCACTCCCGGCTTCGAACCGGAATTCGCCCGGATGGTCCTCGACCTCGTCCACGAGCACTGGGCCGACGTGCCGGGCGACAACGCCTGA
- a CDS encoding FAD-dependent oxidoreductase, producing the protein MTDQTHSPRHTVIVGGVAGGMSAATRLRRRDEHARITVLEKSGHVSFANCGLPYYIGGVIEGRENLLLQTPASLHERFNLDVHVNTEVTAIDRAAHELTVTDLTTGQQRTIGYDTLVLSPGAAPFIPPVPGIERALALRTVEDTDRIHDAVAGLAPGAPVVVAGGGFIGIEVAENLAHRGLDVTVVEFGPQIMGPLDPEIAGIVERRLVDNGVHVLTGTGVATVEDVTVTLTDGTSRPADLVIAAAGVRPATGFAAEAGLETLAGGALVVDATWRTSDPDIFAVGDAVATPDALTGEPVVVPLAQTANRDGRLVADIISGDDVSLPRTWGTSVMGVFGLQVASTGWTEKRLVAAGVPHQVIATHPASHAGYYPGAAGLSMKLLVGTGDFRGEDLRDRILGAQVVGEEGADKRLDILATAMQSGRRASELLDLELAYAPQFSSAKDPVNMLGYIADNLRTGRTELVTWNQIDELAQDAVLLDVRTPGEFAAGSLPGAVNIPLDELRGRLGEVRELCGEAPVVVFCQVGQRGHVAESVLRGEGLTRVYNLTGGYRTWSDGQRTLR; encoded by the coding sequence ATGACTGATCAGACCCACTCCCCCCGTCACACCGTCATCGTCGGCGGCGTCGCCGGTGGCATGTCCGCCGCCACCCGCCTGCGCCGACGTGATGAGCACGCCCGCATCACCGTCCTCGAGAAGTCCGGCCACGTCTCCTTCGCGAACTGTGGTCTGCCGTACTACATCGGCGGTGTCATCGAAGGGCGCGAGAACCTGCTGCTGCAGACTCCCGCGTCCCTCCACGAACGCTTCAACCTGGACGTCCACGTCAACACCGAGGTAACCGCGATCGACCGGGCGGCCCATGAACTGACCGTCACCGACCTCACCACCGGGCAGCAGCGCACCATCGGCTACGACACCCTCGTGCTCTCGCCGGGCGCCGCCCCGTTCATCCCGCCGGTGCCGGGCATTGAGCGGGCCCTGGCCCTGCGGACCGTCGAGGACACCGACCGGATCCACGACGCCGTCGCCGGGCTCGCCCCCGGAGCCCCGGTCGTCGTCGCCGGTGGTGGTTTCATCGGTATCGAGGTCGCCGAGAACCTCGCCCACCGTGGCCTCGACGTCACCGTCGTGGAATTCGGTCCGCAGATCATGGGGCCGCTCGACCCGGAGATCGCCGGCATTGTCGAGCGTCGACTGGTCGACAACGGGGTGCATGTGCTCACCGGGACCGGAGTGGCGACCGTGGAGGATGTCACCGTCACCCTCACCGACGGGACCTCGCGGCCGGCGGACCTCGTCATCGCAGCCGCCGGTGTCCGCCCGGCCACCGGCTTCGCCGCCGAGGCGGGCCTGGAGACCCTCGCCGGCGGTGCCCTCGTCGTGGACGCCACCTGGCGCACCTCCGACCCGGACATCTTCGCCGTCGGTGACGCTGTCGCCACCCCCGACGCCCTCACCGGTGAGCCGGTCGTCGTCCCCCTGGCCCAGACCGCGAACCGTGACGGCCGACTCGTCGCCGATATCATCAGCGGCGACGATGTGTCCCTCCCGCGTACCTGGGGTACCTCGGTGATGGGGGTCTTCGGACTGCAGGTCGCGTCCACCGGGTGGACGGAGAAGCGTCTTGTCGCCGCGGGCGTGCCCCACCAGGTCATCGCTACCCACCCGGCCAGCCATGCGGGCTACTACCCGGGTGCCGCCGGACTCTCGATGAAGTTGCTGGTCGGGACCGGTGACTTCCGCGGTGAGGACCTGCGCGACCGGATCCTCGGCGCCCAGGTTGTCGGTGAGGAGGGTGCGGACAAGCGCCTCGACATCCTCGCCACCGCCATGCAGTCCGGACGCCGAGCCTCGGAGCTGCTGGACCTGGAGCTCGCCTACGCGCCGCAGTTCAGTTCGGCGAAGGATCCGGTGAACATGCTCGGCTACATCGCCGACAACCTGCGCACCGGACGCACCGAGCTGGTCACCTGGAATCAGATCGACGAGCTGGCACAGGACGCTGTCCTGCTCGACGTCCGCACCCCCGGCGAGTTCGCCGCCGGGTCTCTGCCGGGCGCGGTGAACATTCCCCTCGATGAGCTGCGCGGACGCCTCGGCGAGGTCCGCGAACTGTGTGGCGAGGCTCCTGTGGTTGTGTTCTGCCAGGTCGGGCAGCGTGGACACGTCGCCGAATCCGTGCTGCGCGGCGAAGGCCTCACCCGCGTCTACAACCTCACCGGTGGGTACCGGACGTGGAGCGACGGGCAGCGCACGCTGCGCTGA
- a CDS encoding VOC family protein, producing MADATTPSREVKFIFLSTNNIDESVKFYTETLGFPLKFRDGDHFAAIDGGNITIALCTEIDHPIPGQVVVGIKSDDPDRDAALVDANGGGIHTDAYDDAHERRAVVFDGEGNGLTFYRSLYR from the coding sequence ATGGCAGACGCCACCACCCCCAGCCGCGAAGTGAAGTTCATCTTCCTGTCGACGAACAACATCGACGAGTCGGTGAAGTTCTACACCGAGACCCTCGGCTTCCCGCTGAAGTTCCGCGACGGTGACCACTTCGCCGCCATCGACGGTGGGAACATCACCATCGCCCTGTGCACCGAGATCGACCACCCGATCCCCGGCCAGGTGGTCGTGGGTATCAAGAGCGATGACCCGGACCGGGACGCCGCCCTGGTCGACGCCAACGGTGGCGGTATCCACACCGACGCCTACGATGACGCCCACGAGCGCCGCGCCGTGGTCTTCGACGGGGAGGGCAACGGTCTGACCTTCTACCGGTCTCTGTACCGGTAG
- a CDS encoding Na+/H+ antiporter subunit G, protein MDGAVTVLAAGAPQMREYHELTWWAAVVVGLLALAGALFVLVSAVAMYLAPDALSQVNMLGPAMGMGLPLLILSHLVYSWTTEGFALGELLEAIGAIGALLIVQAVGSWVVGRALHATQWDHTVPLSGGERAPEKD, encoded by the coding sequence GTGGACGGTGCCGTGACCGTGCTCGCCGCCGGGGCCCCGCAGATGCGCGAGTACCACGAACTGACCTGGTGGGCTGCGGTGGTCGTCGGCCTGCTGGCCCTGGCCGGAGCCCTGTTCGTGCTGGTGTCGGCGGTGGCGATGTACCTCGCGCCGGATGCCCTGAGCCAGGTCAATATGCTCGGCCCCGCGATGGGGATGGGCCTGCCGCTGCTCATCCTGTCGCACCTGGTCTACTCCTGGACGACCGAGGGTTTTGCCCTCGGTGAGCTGCTGGAGGCGATCGGGGCGATCGGGGCCCTGTTGATCGTGCAGGCGGTCGGTTCGTGGGTGGTGGGACGCGCCCTGCATGCCACGCAGTGGGACCATACCGTGCCGCTGTCGGGTGGCGAGCGGGCCCCGGAGAAGGACTGA
- a CDS encoding Na+/H+ antiporter subunit E: protein MARRSAGSLARSAVHVVAYSTWLLGQIVKESLIMAKDTFTTGRNIAPVIVYYPLRVTKERDVAAFIASITMTPGTLALGITGPKEVDEDANAGKRSRTDIGATGPKEFHTHGLPRVQRFLAVHAMYGSDPQELIHSLAVMEAKLAPEVKQKSPEFDVEHLVERGVPGPRGYRGTHGGRASEDSVFAVEKVDSTPHATAFVAAIMRAEAELDVADLPDLSKAERETIAREHAEKVAARRRAEQKKRREARAALAALGEEDASVYERAAEGLATGHPLTSSAAVQDATVSAGDDAGASTGKDAAPDAAKDAVKASPKVRRRHPGTPANSSLISAFEARAKLPQPRLNLSRKKNPDPSDPKEKDQ from the coding sequence ATGGCCCGTCGATCCGCAGGTTCCCTGGCGCGGTCCGCCGTACATGTGGTGGCCTACTCGACCTGGCTGCTGGGCCAGATCGTCAAAGAGTCCCTCATCATGGCGAAGGACACCTTCACCACCGGTCGTAACATCGCCCCGGTGATCGTCTACTACCCGCTGCGTGTCACGAAGGAGCGCGACGTCGCCGCGTTCATCGCCTCGATCACGATGACGCCAGGCACCCTCGCCCTCGGCATCACCGGTCCGAAAGAGGTCGACGAGGACGCGAACGCCGGTAAACGCTCCCGCACCGACATCGGTGCGACCGGTCCGAAGGAGTTTCATACCCACGGGCTGCCGAGGGTGCAGCGGTTCCTCGCCGTGCACGCCATGTACGGTTCCGATCCGCAGGAGCTCATCCACTCCCTGGCGGTGATGGAAGCGAAACTGGCCCCCGAGGTCAAGCAGAAGTCCCCCGAGTTCGACGTCGAGCATCTGGTGGAGCGGGGCGTCCCCGGCCCCCGTGGCTACCGCGGTACCCATGGTGGTCGTGCCAGCGAGGACAGCGTCTTCGCCGTCGAGAAGGTGGACTCCACCCCGCACGCCACCGCGTTCGTCGCGGCAATCATGCGGGCGGAGGCCGAGCTCGATGTCGCCGACCTGCCGGATCTGTCGAAGGCGGAGCGGGAGACGATCGCCCGCGAACATGCCGAAAAGGTTGCGGCGCGGCGACGGGCGGAGCAGAAGAAGCGCCGGGAGGCCCGTGCGGCACTGGCTGCCCTCGGCGAAGAGGACGCCAGCGTCTACGAACGTGCCGCGGAGGGTCTCGCCACCGGCCATCCGCTCACATCCTCCGCCGCGGTGCAGGACGCCACGGTCTCCGCCGGAGACGACGCCGGGGCGTCCACCGGGAAGGACGCGGCGCCGGACGCAGCGAAAGATGCTGTCAAGGCTTCGCCGAAGGTCAGGCGGCGTCACCCCGGAACTCCGGCGAACTCCTCGCTCATCAGCGCGTTCGAGGCCCGGGCGAAACTGCCGCAGCCGCGGCTCAACCTCAGCCGGAAGAAGAACCCCGACCCCTCCGACCCGAAGGAGAAGGACCAGTGA
- a CDS encoding monovalent cation/H+ antiporter complex subunit F, with translation MTPTHLLWIFAGVSAAIIGVSMLVVLWRAVTTHNDARRAVLADIIYVTVIAGFLVYTLFERSSIVYDVVLIAGLGGAIGTISYARILTRGRR, from the coding sequence GTGACCCCGACACATCTGCTGTGGATCTTCGCGGGCGTGTCCGCGGCGATCATCGGTGTATCGATGCTCGTCGTGCTGTGGCGTGCCGTGACAACCCACAACGACGCCCGGCGGGCGGTCCTCGCCGACATCATCTACGTGACCGTCATCGCCGGATTCCTGGTGTACACGCTGTTCGAGCGCTCCTCGATCGTCTATGACGTGGTGCTCATCGCCGGGCTCGGTGGTGCGATCGGCACCATCTCCTACGCCCGGATCCTGACCCGGGGGCGGAGGTGA
- a CDS encoding RNA polymerase sigma factor yields MIDVREHLLRRRRSDSSDQASVDAAVTDLALKAGAGDREALSQFIEATHGDVWRLLAHLANTDQADDLTQETYLRVLSALPRFAARSSARTWILSLARRVWVDSVRHDMARPRKSVEEWEDAASQTPSRDTAGDQAWAELVDARAMLDALAPDRREALVLTQVLGYSYAEAADICGVRVGTIRSRVARARADLVDAQAPTTDTTAESTAESVSTPSTDGSTHLRLA; encoded by the coding sequence GTGATCGACGTGCGTGAACACCTCCTCCGACGTCGCAGGTCGGACAGCTCCGATCAGGCGTCCGTGGATGCCGCCGTCACCGACCTGGCGCTCAAGGCAGGTGCCGGTGACCGGGAGGCACTGTCACAGTTCATCGAGGCCACCCACGGGGATGTGTGGCGACTGCTCGCCCATCTGGCGAACACGGACCAAGCCGACGATCTCACCCAGGAGACCTATCTGCGGGTCCTCAGTGCGCTGCCCCGCTTCGCCGCCCGTTCCTCGGCCCGGACGTGGATCCTGTCCCTGGCCCGCCGGGTATGGGTCGACAGCGTGCGCCACGATATGGCGCGCCCCCGGAAATCCGTCGAGGAATGGGAGGACGCCGCCAGCCAGACCCCGTCCCGGGACACGGCCGGAGACCAGGCGTGGGCGGAGCTGGTGGACGCCCGCGCGATGCTCGACGCACTCGCCCCCGACCGGCGTGAAGCGCTGGTCCTCACCCAGGTCCTCGGCTACTCCTACGCGGAGGCCGCGGACATCTGTGGGGTGCGCGTCGGCACGATCCGCTCACGCGTGGCCCGCGCGCGCGCCGATCTGGTGGACGCCCAGGCGCCGACGACGGATACGACCGCTGAGTCGACCGCTGAGTCGGTCTCTACGCCGAGCACCGACGGAAGTACCCACCTGCGCCTGGCCTGA
- a CDS encoding aspartate kinase, which produces MALIVQKYGGSSLESAERIRRVAQRIVETKKAGNDVVVVCSAMGDTTDELLDLAAQVNPVPPGREMDMLLTAGERISNALVAMAINSFGAEAQSFTGSQAGVITTERHGNARIVDVTPGRVREALDEGKICLVAGFQGVNRETKDITTLGRGGSDTTAVALAAALKADVCEIYSDVDGVYTADPRIVPNAQKLDHISFDEMLEMAAVGAKILMLRCVEYARAFNVPIHVRSSFSNESGTIVSGSVEDIPVEEAVLTGVAHDRSEAKVTVLGIPDKPGEAARVFRALADAEINIDMVLQNVSSVSDNLTDITFTCPREDAPRAVELLKGLQGPDDDQKFSSILFDDQVGKVSLVGAGMKSHPGVTADFCEALRDVGINIELISTSEIRISVLIRDTELDSAVAALHERFQLGGETEAVVHAGTGR; this is translated from the coding sequence GTGGCCCTGATCGTCCAGAAGTACGGTGGCTCGTCGTTGGAGAGCGCCGAGCGCATCCGACGGGTCGCACAGCGCATCGTGGAGACCAAGAAGGCGGGTAACGACGTGGTCGTCGTCTGCTCCGCCATGGGGGACACCACCGACGAGCTTCTCGACCTCGCCGCGCAGGTCAACCCGGTTCCCCCGGGTCGCGAGATGGACATGCTGCTCACCGCCGGTGAGCGCATCTCCAACGCACTGGTCGCCATGGCGATCAACTCCTTCGGCGCCGAGGCGCAGTCCTTCACCGGGTCCCAGGCCGGCGTCATCACCACGGAGCGGCATGGAAACGCCCGCATCGTGGATGTCACCCCGGGGCGCGTCCGCGAAGCCCTCGACGAGGGGAAGATCTGCCTCGTCGCCGGCTTCCAGGGCGTGAACCGTGAGACGAAGGACATCACCACCCTGGGTCGCGGTGGGTCGGACACGACCGCTGTGGCACTCGCCGCGGCGCTCAAGGCGGATGTCTGTGAGATCTACTCCGACGTCGACGGCGTCTACACCGCCGATCCCCGGATCGTGCCGAACGCGCAGAAGCTGGACCACATCTCCTTCGATGAGATGCTGGAGATGGCCGCCGTCGGCGCCAAGATCCTCATGCTGCGGTGCGTTGAGTACGCCCGCGCCTTCAATGTTCCGATTCATGTCCGTTCGTCATTCAGCAACGAGTCCGGGACGATCGTCTCCGGCTCTGTGGAGGATATTCCCGTGGAAGAAGCAGTCCTGACCGGTGTCGCCCATGACCGTTCCGAGGCGAAGGTGACCGTCCTCGGCATTCCCGACAAGCCGGGTGAGGCCGCGCGGGTCTTCCGCGCCCTGGCGGACGCCGAGATCAACATCGACATGGTGCTGCAGAACGTCTCCAGCGTCTCCGACAACCTCACCGACATCACCTTCACCTGCCCGCGCGAGGACGCCCCCCGCGCCGTCGAGCTGCTCAAGGGTCTGCAGGGGCCGGACGATGACCAGAAGTTCAGCAGCATCCTCTTCGACGACCAGGTCGGCAAGGTTTCTCTCGTGGGTGCGGGGATGAAGTCCCACCCCGGTGTGACCGCGGATTTCTGTGAGGCGCTGCGGGATGTCGGCATCAACATCGAGCTGATCTCCACCTCCGAGATCCGCATCTCCGTCCTCATCCGCGACACCGAACTCGATTCCGCCGTCGCCGCCCTGCATGAGCGCTTCCAGCTCGGTGGCGAGACCGAGGCCGTCGTCCACGCCGGTACCGGCCGCTAG